A genomic stretch from Telopea speciosissima isolate NSW1024214 ecotype Mountain lineage chromosome 7, Tspe_v1, whole genome shotgun sequence includes:
- the LOC122668854 gene encoding isocitrate dehydrogenase [NAD] regulatory subunit 1, mitochondrial: MARSMRLLKQLLETVPPSRGLGLNLQMNRSVTYMPRPGDGAPRAVTLIPGDGIGPLVTGAVEQVMEAMHAPVYFEKYEIHGDMTKVPQELIDSIRKNQVCLKGGLATPVGGGVSSLNVQLRKELDLYASLVNCFNLPGLPTRHQNVDIVVIRENTEGEYSGLEHEVVPGVVESLKVITKFCSERIAKYAFEYAYLNNRKKVTAVHKANIMKLADGLFLESCREVATKYPGIKYNEIIVDNCCMQLVSKPEQFDVMVTPNLYGNLVANTAAGIAGGTGVMPGGNVGADHAVFEQGASAGNVGNEKLLEQKKANPVALLLSSAMMLRHLQFPSFADRLETAVKRVISEGKYRAKDLGGDSTTQEIVDAVIAVLD; this comes from the exons ATGGCAAGAAGTATGCGGCTTCTTAAGCAACTCCTTGAAACTGTACCTCCATCTCGGGGGCTAGGGTTGAATCTTCAGATGAATAGATCTGTAACCTACATGCCCCGGCCTGGTGATGGTGCTCCAAGAGCTGTTACCTTAATCCCAGGTGATGGGATTGGTCCTCTAGTTACAGGTGCAGTTGAGCAGGTCATGGAAGCAATGCATGCTCCAGTGTATTTTGAGAAGTATGAAATTCATGGTGACATGACAAAGGTTCCTCAGGAGTTGATTGATTCAATACGGAAGAACCAAGTTTGCTTGAAGGGTGGTTTGGCCACTCCAGTTGGAGGAGGTGTCAGCTCGTTGAACGTTCAGTTAAGAAAGGAGCTTGATCTCTATGCCTCGCTTGTGAATTGTTTCAATCTGCCTGGTCTGCCAACAAGGCATCAAAATGTCGATATTGTGGTGATTAGGGAGAATACGGAAGGGGAGTATTCAGGGCTTGAGCATGAAGTTGTTCCTGGTGTCGTTGAGAGCCTTAAG GTGATTACAAAGTTCTGCTCGGAGCGGATTGCCAAATATGCCTTTGAGTATGCATACTTAAACAACCGGAAGAAAGTGACTGCTGTGCACAAAGCCAATATTATGAAGCTTGCAGATGGTCTATTCTTAGAATCTTGTCGTGAGGTAGCAACAAAATATCCAGGAATTAAGTATAATGAGATTATTGTGGACAACTGCTGCATGCAACTTGTCTCAAAGCCAGAGCAATTCGATGTCATG gTAACACCCAATCTTTATGGTAACCTTGTGGCAAATACAGCAGCGGGTATAGCTGGAGGCACTGGTGTCATGCCTGGGG GCAATGTTGGGGCTGATCATGCTGTCTTTGAGCAAGGTGCTTCAGCAGGTAACGTGGGGAATGAGAAGTTGCTGGAGCAGAAGAAGGCTAACCCAGTGGCCCTGCTTCTTTCTTCTGCAATGATGCTGAGGCATCTCCAGTTCCCCTCATTTGCTGATCGATTGGAGACTGCTGTGAAGCGTGTCATCTCAGAAGGAAAGTATCGAGCAAAAGATCTTGGAGGAGACAGCACTACCCAAGAAATAGTGGATGCAGTCATAGCAGTTTTGGATTGA
- the LOC122669745 gene encoding xyloglucan endotransglucosylase/hydrolase protein 20-like produces the protein MSSADLGSEVEYLFGEQRMKLSEDGQEIELSLDQYSGSGFQSKRAFIYGKFDILMKLPPGNSAGTVTTFYLNSTRGEWHDELDLEFLGHVDGSKYILQTNVFTRGVGNREQRIRLWFDPTIEFHKYSILWNPQQIIFYVDDIPIDFFKSGREGIPYPNQQPMTLYATIWDGSSWATEYGKIKLNMSYAPFIVSYRDYEVDGCVWTGHGNNTLCSNHNNAFWKTHTITMFEKEMLAHIHRNYIFYDYCTSDPSKFNPTECAAGLLQ, from the exons ATGTCTTCTGCGGATTTGGGTTCAGAAGTTGAATATTTGTTTGGAGAACAACGTATGAAGTTGTCTGAAGATGGACAAGAAATCGAACTCAGCCTTGATCAATATAGTGGTTCAGGTTTCCAATCCAAACGAGCTTTCATCTATGGAAAGTTTGATATTCTAATGAAACTCCCACCTGGAAATTCTGCTGGAACAGTCACCACTTTCTAT CTTAACTCTACAAGAGGTGAATGGCATGATGAGCTTGATTTAGAGTTTTTGGGTCATGTTGATGGCAGCAAATATATTCTTCAGACTAATGTCTTTACAAGAGGAGTAGGTAACAGGGAACAAAGGATTCGATTATGGTTTGATCCAACAATTGAGTTCCACAAATACTCAATTCTATGGAATCCTCAACAAATAAT tttctatgtggatgacattccAATTGATTTTTTCAAATCTGGAAGAGAAGGAATTCCATATCCAAACCAACAACCAATGACATTATATGCAACTATATGGGATGGAAGTTCTTGGGCAACAGAATATGGAAAAATAAAGCTTAATATGAGTTATGCTCCTTTCATTGTCTCTTACAGAGATTATGAAGTTGATGGTTGTGTATGGACTGGACATGGTAACAACACACTTTGTTCTAACCATAATAATGCCTTTTGGAAGACACATACAATAACCATGTTTGAGAAAGAGATGTTAGCACATATTCACAGGAATTACATATTTTATGATTACTGCACAAGTGATCCCTCAAAATTTAATCCTACAGAGTGTGCTGCAGGGCTACTCCAATAG